GGTGACCGAACATGTTTGCAATCACGTCGAGCGGTGGAATGGACTTTGGCATGCCGGATGTCTGCCGTCTTCCGACGATGGTCCCCGTCCCATTTCCAAACTTTGCAGCGAAGCCCATGGGGACGTCCCCCGCGTACAAAGTGCGCATCGGGGTCGCTCCCGCCCATACCGTGACAACCACCATTCCGCTCACCTCCGGCGACAACCCTGGGCTCCTTGGTGGCGTGATCTCGGGCCGCAACATGGGCCCCGCGAGGCGTCTCCGATTCTCTCGCAACACGTTGTGGCAGGGAAAACCGGCGGTGGTGCTCTCCGCCAACGGCTTTGGGAACCAGATCAACACGAACTCGACGACCATTGTCCCGAGCCAGATCAAGGTCCTGGTTCTCAAGTGACGTCCGCTCGGTCTTCCGCGAGAGCGCCCCGAGAGCCCGCCCTGTTCTGACCCCTGAGGGACACCCACGTGGCCATCGATGAAACTACCCGCATCCGCCTGGGGATCATTCAAAAGAAATACGGCGAGCGCCTGGCCCGGAGCACGAACGGCGCCAACACGCCGGATCGGCGCCAGGTGTTCATCGATGAATTCCGGCGGATCCTGGGCGACATCTTCGTGCCCACGTTCGAAGCCATCGGCGGGGAGCTCGCCTCGTCAGGCCACGCTTACCGGATCGAGCATGACGTGGGCGAGAAGACCCCCAGCATCGAGTTTCACCTCCTGCTGCGGGGCGTACCGGCGAACGCGAACAACCTGATCCGCCTCTTCTACAGCGCCGAGGCCGCGGGCGACGGAGAGGTGATCGCCGAGGTCAACGTTCACCGGACCCTGACCGAGCTCACGCGGTTCCGGGTGCTGTCTCGGGTCACCCGGGAGGTCGCGGAGCAGATGTGCGTGGACGCCATCGAGCACGTCTTCGCCTGCAACGCTCGCTGAGCGGCCCGCGCGATGCCTGCGGCGCGGCCGCAGGCTGCGAGCGTCGTCCTCCATCCTCCAGCAGGGCGACCCGGCGCTTCACGCTGCGCGCAGGATCCGGCGGTACGTCTCGAGGTACGCCGCCGCCGTCGTCGCCGCCGAGAAGCGCTCCTCGGCCGCGCGACGGCACGCCGCCGGGTCGAGCCGGTCGACCCTCGCCATCGCGTCGGCCATCTCCACCGCGCCGTCCACGAGGAACCCCGTCCGGCCGTGCTCGACGATCTCCGGCAGCGCGCCGGCGCCGCGCAGCGCGATCACCGGCGTGCCCGAGGCCAGCGCCTCCAGGGCCACGAGCGAGCTGGTCTCCTGCACCAGGCTGGGGACGAGGAGGCACCGCGCCGCCGCGAGCAGGCGGCGCTTCCGGGCGAGGCCCACCGGGCCGATGAAGCGCCGCACGGGCCCGGGGCCGCGCAGCATCGGCAGCAGGACCTCCTGGAGGTACCGCGTGTGCTCCTCGTACCCGAACGCCTGGCCGGCGATGACGAGCGGCACGGCGGCGCGGACCGAGGCCTCGACGGCGACGTGATAGCCCTTCTCCGGGCAGATCCGGCCCAGCGCCAGCGCGAAGCCGCGCTTGTACCGCCTCGGCCGGTAGTGCTCCAGCCGGACGCCGTTCGGGATGTCGGGCAGGAGCCGCGCCTCCGGCGGACAGGCGCGCCGCTGCGTCGCGGACACGCAGTGGAGGAACGTCCTCGGCCGCTCGAGACAGAACACCGCAGGCGAATAGAAGCCTGGCGGGAGATGGAGGGTCGCGAGCACCGGCGCACCCGGCTCGGGCAGGTAGCGATCGAAATCGACGCCGTGCATGTGGACGAGGTCGATCGGATACCTGTCCAGGACCCGGGCGACGGCGCTCCGGTGATGGCTCCAGGCCCGCTCCCTCGCCGCCTCGTCGAGGGCCGCGCCAGGCGGGGGCGCCGGCGTGGCGACCAGCGTCCCGGCGCACGCGGAGCCCTCCGGAGCGACAACGATCGACCGGTGGCCGCCGCGCGAGAGCGCCTCGTCGAGCATCGAGAGCACCTGCTCGGCGCCGCCGACGGCGTCCGGACCCACGGGCGCGAGCGGATAACCGACGAGCAGGACCGTCAGAGGCACAGCTCACGCTCGAGGCCGAGCAGCGTGAGCGTCTTGGCCGCGAGCCGCCGCCAGCGCGCGCCGTCGATCGGGAAGCCGAGGCGCTCGTAATGGAGCGGGCCGTCGTGCGGGGGCCTGCGG
The DNA window shown above is from Sorangium aterium and carries:
- a CDS encoding glycosyltransferase family 4 protein produces the protein MPLTVLLVGYPLAPVGPDAVGGAEQVLSMLDEALSRGGHRSIVVAPEGSACAGTLVATPAPPPGAALDEAARERAWSHHRSAVARVLDRYPIDLVHMHGVDFDRYLPEPGAPVLATLHLPPGFYSPAVFCLERPRTFLHCVSATQRRACPPEARLLPDIPNGVRLEHYRPRRYKRGFALALGRICPEKGYHVAVEASVRAAVPLVIAGQAFGYEEHTRYLQEVLLPMLRGPGPVRRFIGPVGLARKRRLLAAARCLLVPSLVQETSSLVALEALASGTPVIALRGAGALPEIVEHGRTGFLVDGAVEMADAMARVDRLDPAACRRAAEERFSAATTAAAYLETYRRILRAA
- a CDS encoding DUF4150 domain-containing protein, whose amino-acid sequence is MFAITSSGGMDFGMPDVCRLPTMVPVPFPNFAAKPMGTSPAYKVRIGVAPAHTVTTTIPLTSGDNPGLLGGVISGRNMGPARRLRFSRNTLWQGKPAVVLSANGFGNQINTNSTTIVPSQIKVLVLK